Proteins encoded within one genomic window of Couchioplanes caeruleus:
- a CDS encoding enoyl-CoA hydratase-related protein, with amino-acid sequence MALVRTVTDAGVTTLTLDSPSNRNALSSQLMTDLLNGLAAALTDAGVRAVVISHTGPVFCSGADLKETAEARENGRVPAELLADVLAAIWEFPKPVVARVGGPARAGGLGLVAAADIAVCTRDATFAFSEVRLGVIPSVISATVLPRLAPRAAAELYLTGNVFDGARAEQIGLVTAAVEAEGLDAAVSAYCDSLVKGGPLALAGTKQLLRRPPGGSIRADLAELSERSAAYFKSDEGREGVTAFREKRPASWVPVT; translated from the coding sequence ATGGCTCTGGTCCGTACCGTCACCGACGCCGGGGTTACCACCCTGACGCTGGACAGCCCCTCGAACCGCAACGCGCTGTCCTCCCAGCTCATGACCGATCTGCTCAACGGCCTCGCCGCCGCGCTGACCGACGCCGGCGTCCGGGCGGTGGTGATCTCCCATACCGGCCCGGTGTTCTGCTCCGGCGCCGACCTGAAGGAGACCGCCGAGGCCCGGGAGAACGGCCGGGTGCCGGCCGAGCTGCTCGCCGACGTGCTGGCGGCGATCTGGGAGTTCCCCAAGCCCGTCGTGGCCCGGGTCGGCGGTCCGGCCCGCGCCGGCGGGCTCGGCCTGGTCGCCGCCGCCGACATCGCCGTCTGCACCCGCGACGCCACCTTCGCCTTCTCCGAGGTACGGCTCGGTGTGATCCCGTCCGTGATCAGTGCCACGGTGCTGCCGCGGCTGGCGCCCCGGGCCGCCGCCGAGCTGTACCTGACCGGGAACGTGTTCGACGGCGCCCGGGCGGAGCAGATCGGTCTGGTCACCGCCGCGGTCGAGGCCGAGGGCCTGGATGCGGCCGTGAGCGCGTACTGCGACTCCCTGGTCAAGGGCGGTCCCCTCGCGCTGGCCGGCACCAAGCAGTTGTTGCGCCGCCCCCCGGGCGGGTCCATCCGTGCCGATCTCGCCGAGCTGTCCGAGCGCTCCGCGGCATACTTCAAGTCCGACGAGGGACGCGAAGGGGTGACCGCCTTCCGGGAGAAGCGCCCGGCGAGCTGGGTGCCGGTCACGTAA
- a CDS encoding DUF4870 domain-containing protein produces the protein MTEPPRPPGEGNPSDPTAPLNPYPGSDPTGAAPPPPPTYGAPQPPPYGTTPPPPTSGAGGYGPPPGSGAPYGGPPPGQPYGAPGAYGQQPGYPPHGYGPGGGDEKTWILVAHFGGAAGAFLGGGCSGWIAPLVAMLAKGNQSPYVRAEAVKALNFQLLWTIIAVIGYATICIGIGIFVAIGAWLVATILGVIAGVKASNNEPYNYPMSVSMIK, from the coding sequence ATGACTGAACCGCCGCGCCCGCCCGGTGAGGGAAATCCCTCGGACCCCACCGCGCCGCTCAACCCATATCCGGGCAGCGACCCCACCGGGGCCGCCCCGCCGCCGCCCCCCACCTACGGAGCCCCTCAGCCCCCGCCCTACGGCACGACTCCCCCGCCGCCCACCTCCGGCGCGGGCGGATACGGTCCCCCGCCCGGTTCCGGCGCCCCGTACGGCGGCCCGCCGCCCGGACAGCCCTACGGCGCTCCCGGCGCCTACGGCCAGCAGCCCGGCTACCCGCCGCACGGCTACGGCCCGGGCGGCGGCGACGAGAAGACCTGGATCCTGGTCGCGCACTTCGGTGGTGCGGCGGGTGCCTTCCTCGGCGGCGGCTGCTCCGGCTGGATCGCCCCACTGGTCGCCATGCTCGCCAAGGGCAATCAGTCGCCGTACGTACGGGCCGAGGCGGTCAAGGCGCTGAACTTCCAGCTCCTCTGGACGATCATCGCGGTCATCGGCTACGCCACGATCTGCATCGGCATCGGCATCTTCGTCGCCATCGGGGCCTGGCTGGTCGCCACGATCCTGGGCGTCATCGCCGGCGTGAAGGCGAGCAACAACGAGCCGTACAACTATCCGATGTCGGTCTCGATGATCAAGTAG
- the dnaJ gene encoding molecular chaperone DnaJ codes for MAKDYYGILGISREATDDEIKRAYRKLARQYHPDVNPDPEAHEKFKDINAAYEVLSDDQKRQIVDLGGDPLAPGGGAGAGPGGPGGAGPFVGFQDIMDAFFGTAAGGGGARGPRPRTRPGADAILRLELDLVETAFGVEAPITVDTAVLCTQCSGAGTAPGTHLATCETCGGRGEVQSVQRTFLGQVVSSRPCQNCQGHGTVIPQPCPTCAGDGRIRTRRSLTVKIPAGVEDGMRIRLAQQGEVGPGGGTAGDLYVEIHERPHDVYSRKGDDLHCRVTLPMTAAALGTRLTIKTLDSEENIEVKPGTQPASTLRVRGKGVPHLRGQGRGDLFVHLDVKTPTKLTADQERMLRDFAKTRGEDVAELSKQGGFFSRMRDAFNGH; via the coding sequence GTGGCCAAGGACTACTACGGAATTCTCGGCATCAGCCGCGAAGCCACCGACGACGAGATCAAGCGTGCCTACCGCAAGCTGGCCCGTCAGTACCACCCGGACGTCAATCCGGACCCTGAGGCGCACGAGAAGTTCAAGGACATCAACGCCGCCTACGAGGTCCTCTCCGACGACCAGAAGCGGCAGATCGTCGACCTGGGCGGCGACCCCCTCGCCCCCGGCGGCGGCGCGGGCGCGGGCCCGGGCGGTCCCGGCGGCGCCGGCCCGTTCGTCGGCTTCCAGGACATCATGGACGCGTTCTTCGGCACGGCCGCGGGAGGCGGCGGTGCCCGGGGTCCGCGGCCGCGCACGCGGCCCGGTGCCGACGCCATCCTGCGCCTGGAACTCGACCTGGTCGAGACCGCGTTCGGGGTCGAGGCGCCGATCACGGTCGACACCGCGGTGCTCTGCACCCAGTGCTCCGGCGCCGGCACCGCGCCCGGCACCCACCTGGCCACCTGCGAGACCTGTGGCGGCCGGGGCGAGGTCCAGTCGGTGCAGCGCACCTTCCTGGGCCAGGTCGTCTCGTCGCGCCCCTGTCAGAACTGCCAGGGCCACGGCACGGTCATCCCGCAGCCCTGCCCGACCTGCGCCGGCGACGGCCGGATCCGGACCCGGCGCTCGCTGACCGTCAAGATCCCGGCCGGCGTCGAGGACGGCATGCGGATCCGCCTGGCCCAGCAGGGCGAGGTGGGCCCCGGCGGCGGCACGGCCGGCGACCTCTACGTGGAGATCCACGAGCGTCCGCACGACGTCTACTCCCGCAAGGGCGACGACCTGCACTGCCGGGTCACGCTGCCGATGACGGCCGCGGCCCTGGGCACCCGACTGACCATCAAGACCCTCGACTCGGAGGAGAACATCGAGGTCAAGCCCGGCACCCAGCCGGCATCGACCCTGCGGGTACGCGGCAAGGGCGTGCCGCATCTGCGCGGGCAGGGCCGCGGCGACCTCTTCGTGCACCTGGACGTGAAGACCCCGACCAAGCTCACCGCCGACCAGGAGCGGATGCTGCGCGACTTCGCCAAGACGCGCGGCGAGGACGTGGCCGAGCTGAGCAAGCAGGGCGGGTTCTTCTCGCGCATGCGGGACGCCTTCAACGGCCACTGA
- the hrcA gene encoding heat-inducible transcriptional repressor HrcA, which yields MSLDDRKLEVLRAIVEDYVATQEPVGSKALVERRQLGVSPATVRNDMAVLEEEGYIRQPHTSAGRVPTDAGYRLFVDRLSRVKALSPAERRAIERFLAGAVDLDDVVHRTVRLLAQLTRQVAVVQYPSLSRSAVRHLELVPISSTRLMLVMIADTGRVEQRLLELPQPTHPDDVLDMRRKVNAKLTGVKLADTPPLVQALVDESAPEKRSTMACVASVLMETLVERSDERLALAGTANLTRGGVLDFQGSLRPVLEALEEEVILLKLIGEVEPSTTRVRIGDENEIDNLRAASVVSTGYGPGTTIVGGLGVLGPTRMDYPGTIATVRAVARYVGDLLAQN from the coding sequence ATGAGTCTCGATGACCGCAAGCTCGAGGTGCTCCGTGCCATCGTCGAGGACTACGTTGCCACCCAGGAGCCGGTCGGCAGCAAGGCCCTGGTCGAGCGCCGCCAGCTCGGCGTCTCCCCGGCCACCGTCCGCAACGACATGGCCGTGCTGGAGGAGGAGGGCTACATCCGCCAGCCGCACACCAGCGCGGGCCGGGTGCCCACCGACGCCGGCTACCGACTCTTCGTGGACCGGTTGTCGCGGGTCAAGGCGCTGAGTCCGGCCGAGCGCAGGGCCATCGAGCGGTTCCTCGCCGGCGCGGTCGACCTGGACGACGTGGTGCACCGCACGGTGCGCCTGCTCGCCCAGCTCACCCGCCAGGTCGCCGTCGTGCAGTATCCGAGCCTCTCGCGCTCCGCCGTGCGCCACCTCGAGCTGGTGCCGATCTCCAGCACCCGGCTCATGCTCGTGATGATCGCCGACACCGGCCGGGTCGAGCAGCGGCTCCTCGAGCTGCCCCAGCCGACCCACCCCGACGACGTGCTGGACATGCGGCGCAAGGTCAACGCCAAGCTGACCGGGGTGAAGCTCGCCGACACGCCGCCGCTGGTGCAGGCCCTGGTCGACGAGTCCGCCCCGGAGAAGCGCAGCACGATGGCGTGCGTGGCCTCCGTGCTCATGGAGACCCTGGTCGAGCGCAGTGACGAACGTCTCGCCCTGGCCGGCACGGCCAACCTGACCCGCGGCGGCGTCCTGGACTTCCAGGGCTCGCTGCGCCCGGTGCTGGAAGCCCTGGAGGAGGAGGTCATCCTGCTCAAGCTCATCGGCGAGGTGGAGCCGAGCACGACTCGGGTCCGCATCGGCGACGAGAACGAGATCGACAATCTGCGGGCGGCGTCGGTGGTGAGCACCGGTTACGGACCGGGTACGACAATCGTTGGTGGCCTCGGCGTGCTGGGGCCGACCCGGATGGACTACCCCGGCACCATCGCCACCGTGCGCGCCGTGGCACGCTACGTTGGCGATCTGCTGGCCCAGAACTGA
- a CDS encoding 16S rRNA (uracil(1498)-N(3))-methyltransferase — protein sequence MSAPLFLVEDLPTSRRFTLSGREGHHAADVQRLRTGEALILADGRGGSVRAEVTGVGRGSVDVEVGERTFAPAPDPRLVVVQGIAKGDRGELAVQAMTEIGVDEIVPWAASRSVAQWRGDRGVRAREKWVSTAREAAKQARRPWLPVVSGDPDVPTKQAAARLSAATAAFVLHEEATDRLTAAKLPAAGEIVLVVGPEGGISDQEVGAFVAAGAQPVRLGDAVLRTSTAGVAALAVLSALLDRW from the coding sequence GTGTCCGCACCCCTGTTCCTCGTCGAGGACCTGCCTACCTCCCGGCGCTTCACGCTGTCGGGCCGGGAAGGTCATCACGCTGCCGACGTGCAGCGACTCCGGACCGGTGAGGCGCTCATCCTCGCCGACGGGCGGGGTGGCTCGGTGCGCGCCGAGGTCACCGGGGTCGGCCGGGGCAGCGTCGACGTCGAGGTCGGGGAGCGGACCTTCGCCCCGGCGCCGGATCCTCGGCTGGTCGTCGTGCAGGGGATCGCGAAGGGAGACCGTGGCGAGCTCGCCGTGCAGGCGATGACGGAGATCGGGGTCGACGAGATCGTGCCCTGGGCCGCGTCGCGGTCGGTGGCGCAGTGGCGCGGCGACCGGGGCGTACGCGCCCGGGAGAAGTGGGTCTCCACCGCGCGCGAGGCGGCCAAGCAGGCGCGCCGGCCCTGGCTGCCGGTGGTCTCCGGCGACCCCGACGTGCCGACCAAGCAGGCCGCCGCGCGGCTGTCGGCCGCCACTGCCGCCTTCGTGCTGCACGAGGAGGCGACCGACCGGCTGACCGCGGCGAAGCTGCCGGCCGCGGGGGAGATCGTGCTGGTCGTCGGCCCGGAGGGCGGGATCAGCGACCAGGAGGTGGGCGCGTTCGTCGCCGCCGGCGCGCAGCCGGTGCGGCTCGGCGACGCGGTGCTGCGGACCTCCACCGCCGGAGTGGCCGCGCTCGCCGTCCTGTCGGCGCTGCTCGACCGCTGGTGA
- a CDS encoding ABC transporter ATP-binding protein: MSPGSRILRRTIGRNGRRLSAGTALIGVFQACEAAIPVLVGVIVDRAVTPGDGTALALWIGALGLVFAVLTSAYRLGSRLLVAAIAEEAHLLRVEVAAKILHPRGVRTDLRAGDLLTVSTTDADNTSYLLDYVPRIAGAVVATAVSAVTLLLISVPLGLAVLVATPVVLIVLQVGSPRITKRVADQQEQAGRATSLAVDLVSGLRSLRGIGAQEAAADRYRAVSRRSLAATLRAARTQGGYLAASTTLSTLLACGIAILAGWFALTGRITVGQFITVIGSAQFLVEPFGLLAVVPGLIAGARASADRVAQVADAGLLLPEGAAAPADRPCELHLSGVRHGPLAGLDLHVRPGEFVGVVARRPADAEALVKLLAVPAGYEGTVLLGGVPIDEIDRDQARRLLLVEPHHADLFTGTLAANVAVHADGGALTEALAAAAADEVVATHPGGLDAPVSERGASLSGGQRQRVALARALLARPPVLVLHDPTTAVDAVTEHAIAQGIRALRHGPGSGFGTVVITSSPALLAATDRVVVLGDGVVTAEGAHVDLGACDDLYRRLVLR; this comes from the coding sequence GTGTCACCCGGCAGCCGCATCCTGCGCAGGACGATCGGCCGCAACGGCCGGCGCCTGTCGGCCGGCACCGCCCTCATCGGCGTGTTCCAGGCCTGCGAGGCGGCGATCCCGGTCCTCGTCGGCGTGATCGTCGACCGTGCCGTCACGCCGGGCGACGGCACCGCGCTGGCGCTGTGGATCGGGGCGCTCGGCCTGGTCTTCGCCGTGCTGACCTCGGCGTACCGGCTCGGGTCGCGGCTGCTGGTGGCGGCGATCGCCGAGGAGGCGCACCTGCTGCGGGTGGAGGTCGCCGCGAAGATCCTGCACCCGCGCGGGGTCCGGACCGACCTGCGCGCCGGGGACCTGCTGACCGTGTCCACGACCGACGCCGACAACACGTCGTACCTGCTCGACTACGTGCCGCGGATCGCCGGCGCCGTCGTGGCCACCGCGGTGAGTGCCGTCACGCTGCTGCTGATCTCCGTACCGCTGGGGCTCGCGGTGCTGGTCGCCACGCCGGTGGTGCTGATCGTGCTGCAGGTCGGCTCCCCGCGGATCACCAAGCGGGTCGCCGACCAGCAGGAGCAGGCGGGTCGGGCCACCTCGCTCGCCGTCGATCTGGTCTCCGGCCTGCGGTCGCTGCGCGGCATCGGCGCGCAGGAAGCGGCCGCCGACCGCTACCGCGCGGTGAGCCGCCGCTCGCTCGCCGCCACCCTGCGTGCCGCGCGGACGCAGGGCGGCTACCTCGCCGCCTCCACCACCCTCAGCACGCTGCTGGCGTGCGGCATCGCGATCCTCGCCGGGTGGTTCGCCCTCACCGGCCGCATCACCGTCGGCCAGTTCATCACCGTGATCGGCTCCGCGCAGTTCCTCGTCGAGCCCTTCGGGTTGCTCGCGGTCGTGCCCGGCCTCATCGCCGGGGCGCGCGCGTCGGCGGACCGGGTCGCCCAGGTCGCCGACGCCGGTCTGCTCCTGCCGGAGGGCGCCGCGGCCCCCGCCGACCGGCCGTGCGAGCTGCACCTGAGCGGGGTGCGCCACGGCCCGCTCGCGGGTCTGGACCTGCACGTGCGCCCCGGTGAGTTCGTCGGCGTCGTGGCGCGCCGGCCGGCCGACGCCGAGGCCCTGGTCAAACTGCTCGCCGTCCCGGCCGGATACGAGGGTACGGTGCTGCTCGGCGGCGTACCGATCGACGAGATCGACCGGGACCAGGCCCGGCGCCTGCTGCTGGTGGAGCCCCACCACGCGGACCTGTTCACCGGCACCCTCGCGGCCAACGTGGCCGTGCACGCGGACGGCGGCGCGCTCACCGAGGCGCTCGCCGCGGCGGCGGCCGACGAGGTGGTCGCGACCCATCCCGGTGGTCTCGACGCACCGGTCTCCGAGCGGGGCGCCAGCCTCTCCGGTGGCCAGCGGCAGCGGGTCGCCCTGGCCCGCGCCCTGCTCGCCCGGCCGCCGGTGCTGGTGCTGCACGACCCGACCACGGCCGTCGACGCGGTCACCGAGCACGCCATCGCTCAGGGCATCCGCGCGCTGCGGCACGGCCCGGGGTCGGGCTTCGGCACGGTCGTGATCACCAGCAGCCCGGCCCTGCTCGCCGCCACCGACCGGGTGGTCGTCCTCGGGGACGGCGTGGTCACCGCCGAGGGCGCGCATGTCGACCTCGGTGCCTGCGACGACCTTTACCGCCGGCTGGTGTTGCGATGA
- the hemW gene encoding radical SAM family heme chaperone HemW yields MPGPLPDGEPVPADGSLPAPALREAGRHGFGVYVHVPFCASRCGYCDFNTYTASELGGGASRDEYADTVLRELELAGGILRARVDTVFVGGGTPTLLDPADLGRILEGIDRIWGLAADAEITTEANPESVTPASLQALRKAGYNRISLGMQSASPGVLAILDRRHTAGRAPRAAEEAREAGFDHVNLDLIYGTPGETADDFAASLDAVIGAGVDHVSAYSLIVEDGTRIAARMRRGELPYPEDDVAADRYLAAERALSAAGFSWYEVSNWATSEEARCRHNRLYWTGGDWWGLGPGAHSHVGGVRWWNVKHPSAYAKRLADGVSPGLGREVLTGEDRRIEEVMLRLRLAEGLPLGLAREDGARRALADGLLEPIPYGRGRAVLTLRGRLLADAVIRDLV; encoded by the coding sequence ATGCCAGGTCCCCTGCCCGACGGCGAGCCCGTACCGGCCGACGGCTCGCTGCCCGCCCCGGCGCTGCGCGAGGCCGGGCGCCACGGCTTCGGCGTATACGTCCACGTGCCGTTCTGCGCGAGCCGGTGCGGCTACTGCGACTTCAACACGTACACGGCGAGTGAGCTGGGCGGCGGGGCGAGCCGGGACGAGTACGCGGACACGGTGCTGCGCGAGCTCGAGCTCGCCGGCGGGATCCTGCGGGCGCGGGTCGACACCGTCTTCGTCGGCGGCGGCACGCCCACCCTGCTCGACCCGGCCGACCTGGGCCGGATCCTGGAGGGCATCGACCGCATCTGGGGTCTGGCGGCGGACGCGGAGATCACCACGGAGGCGAACCCCGAGTCGGTGACCCCGGCCTCGCTGCAGGCGCTGCGCAAGGCCGGCTACAACCGCATCTCGCTGGGCATGCAGTCGGCATCGCCCGGCGTGCTCGCGATCCTCGACCGCCGGCACACCGCCGGGCGGGCGCCTCGGGCCGCCGAGGAGGCCCGGGAGGCCGGCTTCGACCACGTCAACCTGGACCTGATCTACGGGACGCCGGGGGAGACCGCCGACGACTTCGCCGCCTCGCTCGACGCCGTGATCGGGGCCGGGGTCGATCATGTCAGCGCGTACTCGCTGATCGTCGAGGACGGCACACGGATCGCCGCCCGGATGCGCCGCGGCGAGCTGCCGTACCCGGAGGACGACGTCGCGGCCGACCGCTACCTGGCCGCCGAGCGTGCCCTCTCCGCGGCGGGATTCTCCTGGTACGAGGTCTCCAACTGGGCGACGTCCGAGGAGGCGCGCTGCCGGCACAACCGCCTGTACTGGACCGGTGGCGACTGGTGGGGCCTCGGTCCGGGCGCGCACAGCCACGTCGGCGGGGTGCGGTGGTGGAACGTCAAGCACCCTTCCGCGTACGCGAAGAGGCTGGCCGACGGGGTCTCGCCCGGGCTCGGCCGGGAGGTGCTGACCGGCGAGGACCGCAGGATCGAGGAGGTCATGCTGCGGCTGCGGCTCGCCGAGGGGCTGCCGCTCGGCCTGGCCCGGGAGGACGGGGCGCGGCGGGCCTTGGCGGACGGGCTTCTGGAGCCGATCCCGTACGGGCGGGGCCGGGCCGTTCTCACCCTGCGGGGCCGCCTCCTGGCGGATGCCGTGATCCGCGACCTCGTCTGA